A genome region from Triticum urartu cultivar G1812 unplaced genomic scaffold, Tu2.1 TuUngrouped_contig_3633, whole genome shotgun sequence includes the following:
- the LOC125527342 gene encoding uncharacterized protein LOC125527342: MSCWDKFGGGSRKKLVEDSRWTEVDIANSYALFMGYLSMAVKGLGFLVLTWTTVVLLGGFIGDLHNNDFWCLAFITLAQTAGIFDVFLTEKLSYIGDAFSGIAYVAYAGMSYNIWRTVHALVFVILLCPLVAVYMGGLVVSAVLSVWRLIQQDYHADGVRNLKKALVVLYSLVLLQGVIFCYKIINGWAKGSIVNAVVDQRGFDKDFRDGISDYIRETMIGCEKDPSSVKGRNLITYAVGLMESKSPDDYISGVRILDAFAKKLEEAVKEVNGVDDPHQYTGENILKKHLIMSAPSPDIVQKLLQTLGHISIYDRETRGHAARVVASIAHDIHLEKYPKAIGYISSLLDTYEEYSTLQPYRGDWLYETYEQDFKQISLPVNQDDIVEQGDYDVGLAKTCKKLLEVERSDHDLVQAYKRLVEQGFRILRKLAANNDNCRVIFGTPCLLPKIMAPVTSDLLHHRNEDGRMKHIDNAACYSIVEGSMKVIAQLMAATGQIGTKLRDEISCSMGLITAMRMILECKECNEMLQKIAIWILTHVHQDENSSPGHEGTQEFITMLVDIMTHDKKYKEARRVVAAKALVALSSETSSARIIIKSNNNVIHSLTRLIVEKQRCSQMAAEILENVCIHCNGDVQSLKTLKEAMPIAVPKLLEEILFWPTEERHIEGTEVNRLIPEPDVENQCDDSPDNGQANNNSLSAQQQGYSSFRMLSRCVTIWGALISADQDLTDLFTEIPPGGGGISFVMKLKEIVEKHELPRPVCLRIRKLVCKMVISMMNPKGSYVNDGLTSLMAALSSASDDMSILDGYMVFGPRPFRSLASLVEEAQVLVDRNKELFQSQTHASS, from the exons ATGTCATGTTGGGATAAGTTCGGTGGAGGGTCACGTAAGAAGCTTGTTGAGGACAGTCGTTGGACAGAAGTAGACATAGCCAACAGTTACGCCCTGTTCATGGGCTACCTGTCCATGGCCGTCAAAGGTCTTGGTTTCCTGGTGCTTACTTGGACCACCGTCGTTCTTCTTGGCGGTTTCATTGGCGACCTGCACAACAATGATTTTTGGTGTCTTGCATTCATTACCCTTGCGCAGACGGCTGG GATCTTCGATGTGTTTCTGACTGAAAAGCTGAGCTATATTGGAGATGCATTTTCTGGCATCGCATATGTTGCATACGCCGGAATGTCGTACAACATATGGCGAACTGTTCATGCTCTGGTCTTTGTCATTTTGTTGTGCCCTCTGGTGGCTGTCTACATGGGTGGGTTGGTAGTTTCGGCCGTGCTTTCGGTGTGGCGTCTTATACAACAAGATTACCATGCTGACGGAGTCAGAAACCTGAAGAAGGCGCTGGTCGTCTTGTATTCCCTTGTCCTGCTCCAGGGTGTGATTTTCTGCTACAAGATCATCAATGGTTGGGCAAAGGGGTCTATAGTGAATGCAGTAGTTGACCAAAGAGGCTTTGATAAGGATTTTCGTGATGGGATATCGGATTACATACGTGAAACAATGATCGGATGTGAAAAGGACCCATCTTCCGTTAAAGGAAGGAACCTCATCACATATGCTGTGGGCCTGATGGAGTCTAAGTCGCCTGACGACTACATTTCCGGGGTAAGGATCCTGGACGCTTTCGCCAAAAAACTGGAGGAAGCAGTGAAAGAGGTCAATGGGGTAGACGACCCACACCAATACACAGGGGAGAATATACTCAAGAAACATCTGATAATGTCTGCACCCTCTCCTGATATAGTCCAGAAGCTACTGCAGACGTTGGGCCACATAAGCATATATGACAGAGAGACGAGGGGGCATGCCGCAAGGGTAGTGGCGAGCATTGCTCACGACATCCATTTGGAGAAATATCCAAAGGCAATTGGCTACATATCTTCCCTCCTTGACACATACGAAGAATACAGTACTCTCCAGCCATATAGGGGAGACTGGCTATACGAGACATATGAACAAGATTTCAAGCAAATATCCTTGCCGGTGAACCAAGATGACATCGTTGAGCAAGGGGACTATGATGTTGGCCTTGCGAAAACCTGCAAGAAGCTGCTGGAGGTTGAGAGAAGTGACCATGACCTTGTGCAGGCGTACAAAAGGCTGGTGGAGCAAGGCTTTCGCATCCTTCGGAAGCTCGCAGCCAACAATGACAACTGCAGAGTCATTTTCGGCACCCCATGTCTGCTGCCAAAGATTATGGCGCCTGTGACCTCCGACCTACTCCACCACCGCAATGAGGATGGCCGCATGAAGCACATTGACAATGCTGCATGTTACAGCATAGTAGAAGGTTCAATGAAGGTGATTGCCCAGCTCATGGCTGCTACAGGGCAGATAGGCACCAAGCTGCGTGATGAAATCTCATGCAGTATGGGATTGATCACAGCCATGAGGATGATTCTCGAGTGTAAAGAATGCAATGAAATGCTGCAGAAAATAGCTATTTGGATTCTCACGCACGTACACCAGGATGAAAATTCCAGTCCAGGGCATGAAGGGACACAAGAATTCATTACGATGTTGGTTGACATCATGACCCATGATAAAAAGTACAAGGAGGCTAGAAGGGTGGTAGCAGCTAAAGCGCTGGTGGCTCTATCATCCGAAACCAGTAGTGCCAGGATTATCATTAAGTCAAATAACAATGTTATTCACAGTCTGACTAGACTGATTGTTGAAAAACAAAGATGCTCACAAATGGCAGCTGAAATCCTGGAAAATGTATGCATTCATTGCAACGGTGATGTTCAAAGCCTCAAAACGCTGAAGGAAGCTATGCCCATTGCGGTTCCAAAG CTGCTTGAAGAAATACTTTTCTGGCCAACAGAAGAAAGACATATAGAAGGAACAGAAGTTAATCGGCTGATACCAGAACCCGACGTAGAAAACCAATGTGATGATTCCCCAGATAATGGCCAGGCAAACAACAACTCGTTGTCCGCTCAGCAGCAAGGGTACAGCTCGTTTCGCATGTTATCTCGTTGCGTCACAATATGGGGTGCGTTGATAAGTGCAGATCAGGACTTGACAGATCTATTTACGGAAATCCCCCCTGGAGGCGGTGGAATTAGCTTCGTGATGAAGCTCAAAGAGATCGTTGAAAAACATGAGCTCCCCAGACCCGTCTGCCTGAGAATAAGGAAGCTTGTCTGTAAGATGGTCATATCTATGATGAATCCCAAAGGCAGTTATGTCAATGATGGGCTGACGAGCTTGATGGCTGCACTGTCCAGTGCTTCAGATGACATGTCTATTCTTGATGGCTACATGGTTTTTGGACCAAGGCCTTTTAGAAGTCTTGCTTCCCTCGTGGAAGAAGCGCAGGTGCTTGTGGACAGAAACAAAGAGCTTTTCCAGAGCCAAACCCATGCTTCAAGCTAG